In Flavobacterium sp. CBA20B-1, one DNA window encodes the following:
- a CDS encoding NAD(P)/FAD-dependent oxidoreductase, whose amino-acid sequence MKENNQFDVIIIGGSYAGLSAAMALGRSLKNVLIIDSGKPCNRYTPHSHNFITHDGAVPSEIASKAKEQVLKYHTVKFFEGKAIKGKKTENGFEISVHSGTNFSAKKLIFATGVKDIFPNIKNFEDCWGKTVIHCPYCHGYEFKGKKTVILGNGDRAFHLGTLVNNLTNDLTIVTRGKADFSEEQLAKLKKHQVRIVEKEVKEIEHQKGIISALLYEDGAKENIEAAYAAIPFEQHSDIPFLLGCELTDWGHIKVDMFQKTTVPGVFACGDNATMMRSVSYAVATGGIAGSMVNNELTMERF is encoded by the coding sequence ATGAAAGAAAACAATCAGTTCGATGTAATAATTATCGGTGGAAGTTATGCTGGTCTATCCGCAGCCATGGCTTTGGGGCGTTCTTTAAAAAATGTATTAATTATTGATAGTGGAAAACCGTGCAATCGTTACACGCCCCATTCGCATAATTTCATAACGCACGATGGCGCTGTTCCTTCTGAAATAGCATCAAAAGCAAAAGAGCAAGTTTTGAAATACCATACCGTAAAATTCTTTGAAGGAAAAGCAATTAAAGGGAAGAAAACAGAAAACGGTTTTGAAATTTCAGTACATTCGGGTACAAATTTTTCGGCAAAAAAATTGATTTTTGCGACCGGTGTAAAAGATATTTTTCCAAATATTAAAAACTTTGAAGATTGTTGGGGCAAAACAGTTATTCATTGCCCATACTGTCACGGTTATGAGTTTAAAGGCAAAAAAACAGTTATTTTAGGTAACGGTGATCGTGCGTTTCATTTAGGTACTTTAGTGAATAATCTTACTAATGACCTTACAATTGTTACAAGAGGAAAAGCCGATTTTTCAGAAGAACAATTAGCAAAACTCAAAAAGCATCAAGTTAGAATAGTGGAGAAAGAAGTAAAAGAAATAGAACATCAAAAAGGAATTATTTCAGCTTTATTATATGAGGATGGAGCAAAAGAAAACATTGAAGCCGCTTATGCAGCAATCCCATTCGAGCAGCACTCAGACATTCCTTTTTTATTAGGTTGTGAGTTAACAGATTGGGGGCATATCAAAGTAGATATGTTTCAGAAAACAACTGTTCCAGGTGTTTTTGCTTGTGGCGATAATGCAACAATGATGCGTTCGGTATCATACGCTGTTGCAACCGGAGGTATTGCGGGGTCCATGGTTAATAATGAATTGACAATGGAACGTTTTTAA
- a CDS encoding Fur family transcriptional regulator gives MKKSRNTIAKTKILELITDSKKALAHSEIHQMLEDFCDRVTIYRVLDRLIEEGLIHKVVTIYGMIKYAACHGCSSSKHHHNHIHFSCEECHSVTCIDDVEPLFNLPKEYKVYKVNFALSGICPECK, from the coding sequence ATGAAGAAAAGTAGAAATACAATAGCAAAAACGAAAATTCTAGAATTGATTACTGATTCGAAAAAAGCATTGGCTCATTCGGAAATTCACCAAATGTTAGAAGATTTTTGTGATAGAGTAACAATTTATAGGGTGTTAGACCGATTGATAGAAGAAGGCTTGATACATAAAGTTGTTACCATTTATGGAATGATTAAATATGCAGCCTGTCATGGCTGTTCCTCTAGCAAGCATCATCATAACCATATTCACTTTAGTTGTGAAGAATGTCATTCTGTAACTTGTATAGATGATGTAGAGCCCCTATTTAATTTACCAAAAGAATATAAAGTTTATAAGGTTAACTTTGCGCTATCGGGAATATGCCCTGAATGTAAATAA